From a region of the Candidatus Eisenbacteria bacterium genome:
- the gltA gene encoding NADPH-dependent glutamate synthase — protein sequence MDREQARKEALKQKTKSPMPMQDPEVRVHNFSSVELGYTPEIAWTESSRCIACKDPRCVPYCPVEIDIRAMMDAVRLENYEEAFQVICRSNLFPAITGRVCPQESQCEMVCVRGVKGEPVGIGFVEKFLADWARERGIRPKADMLPPNGKTIAIIGSGPAGMSAAADLVRLGYGVTIYEALHRPGGVLIYGIPEFRLPKAIVDYEIDNLRALGVEIVLNTLVGRTITMDELIQDFDAIFVGTGAGLPYFMNIPGEQLNGVYSANEFLTRANLMNARSFPEAPTPIHHGKCVGVVGGGNVAMDAARVSKRLGAEQVDIIYRRTRDEMPARRDEIHHAEEEGINFLYLHAPVAIYGDEEGWVKEVEMIRMELGEPDDSGRRRPVVVPDSNFRRPYDVLVMAIGQGPNPLLARLTPYLKTNKWGQLVIDPKKLSLDGKEAAVAAGETPPEIPIICAGGDIIGSQAGAGGTVIAAMGHGKIAARTIHEALQERPPKSGTAPSADA from the coding sequence ATGGATCGGGAGCAGGCGCGTAAGGAAGCCCTCAAGCAGAAGACGAAGTCGCCGATGCCGATGCAGGACCCCGAGGTCCGGGTCCACAACTTCTCATCGGTCGAGCTCGGCTACACGCCGGAGATCGCCTGGACCGAGAGCAGCCGATGCATCGCATGCAAGGACCCCCGCTGCGTCCCCTATTGCCCCGTCGAGATCGACATACGCGCGATGATGGACGCCGTCCGTCTGGAGAACTACGAGGAGGCCTTCCAGGTCATCTGCCGCTCAAACCTATTCCCCGCCATCACCGGCCGCGTCTGCCCGCAGGAGAGCCAGTGCGAGATGGTCTGCGTGCGGGGCGTGAAGGGCGAGCCCGTGGGCATCGGATTCGTCGAGAAGTTCCTCGCCGATTGGGCGCGGGAGCGCGGCATCCGGCCCAAGGCCGACATGCTTCCGCCGAATGGGAAGACGATCGCCATCATCGGCTCCGGGCCCGCCGGCATGTCGGCGGCGGCCGATCTGGTCAGGCTCGGCTACGGGGTGACGATCTACGAGGCCCTGCACAGGCCGGGAGGAGTCCTGATCTATGGGATCCCCGAGTTCCGCCTCCCGAAGGCGATCGTGGATTACGAGATCGACAACCTGCGAGCCCTCGGAGTCGAGATCGTCCTGAACACCCTGGTCGGGCGCACGATCACGATGGACGAGCTGATCCAGGACTTCGATGCGATCTTCGTCGGCACCGGCGCGGGCCTTCCCTACTTCATGAACATACCGGGCGAGCAGCTCAACGGCGTCTACTCGGCGAACGAGTTCCTGACCAGGGCGAATCTCATGAACGCCCGGTCCTTCCCGGAGGCGCCGACCCCGATCCACCACGGAAAGTGCGTCGGAGTCGTGGGCGGCGGGAATGTCGCGATGGACGCCGCGCGGGTCTCGAAGCGTCTGGGCGCGGAGCAGGTGGACATCATCTACCGCCGCACGCGAGACGAGATGCCCGCGCGCCGCGACGAGATCCACCACGCGGAGGAGGAGGGGATCAACTTCCTCTACCTTCACGCCCCCGTCGCCATCTATGGGGACGAGGAGGGCTGGGTGAAGGAGGTCGAGATGATCCGGATGGAGCTCGGCGAGCCGGACGACTCGGGCCGCAGGCGCCCCGTCGTGGTCCCGGACTCCAACTTCCGCAGACCGTACGACGTCCTTGTCATGGCGATCGGGCAAGGACCGAATCCGCTGCTGGCAAGGCTCACGCCCTACCTCAAGACGAACAAGTGGGGGCAGCTCGTCATCGACCCCAAGAAGCTCTCCCTGGACGGGAAGGAGGCGGCCGTCGCGGCCGGAGAAACCCCCCCGGAGATCCCGATCATCTGCGCTGGAGGGGACATCATCGGCTCCCAGGCCGGCGCGGGCGGGACCGTGATCGCCGCCATGGGACACGGGAAGATCGCGGCCCGCACGATCCACGAGGCCCTGCAGGAGCGCCCGCCCAAGAGCGGGACCGCGCCATCGGCAGACGCCTGA